A section of the Leptospira kobayashii genome encodes:
- the glyA gene encoding serine hydroxymethyltransferase, whose product MSLQNQDPEVYSALKHEDERQENSLEMIASENFVSQAVLETYHSTLTNKYAEGYPGKRYYNGCENADKVEQLAIDRAKKLFSAEYANVQPHSGAQANMAVFLAALEPGDSFLGMNLAHGGHLTHGSPVNISGKYYKPIPYGVTEKEETIDYAEVAKLAKEHKPKLIVVGASAYPRTIDFTKFKEIADSIGAKLMADIAHIAGLVVAGEHPSPVGLFDYVTTTTHKTLRGPRGGLILSQTENEKILNSRVFPGIQGGPLMHVIAAKAVAFGEALQPEFKTYIKQVLKNAKILAETFQKRGFRVVSGGTDNHIVLLDVSVKGLTGRDAADGLDEVGITVNKNAIPFDKNPPAVASGIRLGSPALTTRGLKDAEIEKVANLICDFLDHYGDASWKEKVKAGVKEITKSFPMAGFRLE is encoded by the coding sequence ATGAGTTTGCAAAACCAAGACCCAGAAGTTTATTCCGCACTGAAACACGAAGATGAGAGACAAGAGAATTCTCTCGAAATGATCGCGAGTGAAAATTTCGTTTCACAAGCCGTTCTTGAAACCTATCATTCCACACTTACAAATAAATATGCGGAAGGTTATCCCGGAAAAAGGTATTACAACGGATGTGAAAATGCGGATAAAGTCGAACAACTTGCCATCGACCGGGCAAAAAAATTGTTCAGCGCGGAATATGCAAACGTACAACCGCATAGCGGGGCTCAGGCGAATATGGCTGTTTTTCTGGCGGCACTCGAGCCGGGAGATAGTTTTCTGGGGATGAATCTTGCCCACGGTGGACACCTAACACATGGTAGTCCTGTAAATATCAGCGGAAAATACTACAAGCCGATCCCTTACGGAGTCACCGAAAAAGAAGAAACCATTGATTATGCGGAAGTGGCGAAACTTGCAAAAGAGCATAAGCCGAAACTCATTGTGGTAGGAGCATCTGCTTACCCAAGAACGATCGATTTTACGAAATTCAAAGAAATCGCTGATTCCATCGGTGCGAAATTGATGGCGGATATTGCACATATTGCCGGTTTGGTGGTAGCGGGAGAACATCCGAGCCCGGTGGGACTTTTCGATTATGTAACCACTACGACTCACAAGACTTTGCGCGGACCGAGAGGAGGACTTATCCTTTCTCAAACGGAAAACGAAAAAATTCTGAATTCAAGAGTGTTTCCGGGTATCCAAGGCGGACCGCTCATGCATGTGATCGCGGCAAAGGCGGTGGCATTCGGTGAAGCACTCCAACCTGAATTCAAGACATACATCAAACAAGTGCTAAAGAATGCAAAAATACTCGCGGAAACTTTTCAAAAACGAGGCTTCCGGGTCGTTTCGGGAGGCACGGACAATCATATCGTGCTTTTGGACGTTTCGGTAAAAGGACTCACCGGTCGTGATGCTGCAGATGGATTGGATGAGGTGGGAATCACTGTGAATAAAAATGCGATTCCATTTGATAAAAATCCTCCGGCAGTCGCTTCCGGAATCAGATTAGGATCACCTGCACTGACCACAAGAGGGTTGAAAGATGCTGAGATTGAAAAAGTGGCAAATTTGATTTGTGACTTTTTGGATCATTACGGAGACGCTTCCTGGAAAGAAAAAGTAAAGGCAGGCGTGAAAGAAATCACGAAGTCGTTCCCAATGGCAGGGTTCAGATTAGAATAA
- a CDS encoding lipoate--protein ligase family protein, whose product MIGDLFFFPPTSIRSPYYNLAVEESIALHLTSFGLVGGVRLWINPRSIILGLSEDPKKNIKPSVLEDFLKTDISSRRPNPNAVYIARRASGGGTVYHSPTGNINYSIYVNLDKRKELFSVRDSYDILLRIVAKGLAKQSIGASPKGKSDLAMEESGVLRKISGNAQFRKKNCIVQHGTLILKKELIGEVSDLLLHPPEEPDYRKERSHSDFLTALPSSFSTHRFQNDLFQEFADYLGVKTNPENTDFSFFGRGFSTFRKAVLKESEIIRRRKYESLPFILNREIPT is encoded by the coding sequence GTGATTGGCGATTTATTCTTTTTCCCTCCCACTTCCATACGCTCGCCTTATTATAATTTAGCGGTAGAAGAATCGATTGCACTCCACCTCACCTCATTCGGATTAGTGGGCGGAGTCAGACTTTGGATCAATCCCAGATCCATCATTCTGGGGCTTTCCGAAGATCCTAAAAAGAATATCAAACCGTCCGTTTTGGAAGATTTTTTGAAAACGGATATTTCCTCCCGAAGACCGAATCCAAACGCAGTTTATATTGCAAGACGGGCCTCGGGTGGAGGAACCGTTTATCATTCTCCGACAGGGAATATCAATTATAGCATTTACGTGAATCTCGACAAACGAAAGGAATTGTTTTCAGTCAGAGATTCTTATGATATTCTACTAAGGATAGTAGCAAAGGGACTCGCAAAACAAAGTATAGGTGCAAGTCCCAAAGGAAAATCCGATTTGGCTATGGAAGAATCCGGAGTTTTGCGAAAAATTTCAGGTAATGCGCAATTTCGAAAAAAAAATTGTATCGTTCAACACGGAACCCTGATTTTAAAAAAAGAATTGATCGGCGAGGTTTCGGATTTACTGCTTCATCCTCCCGAAGAGCCTGATTACAGAAAAGAAAGATCCCATTCCGATTTTTTAACGGCACTGCCCTCTTCTTTTTCCACACACCGATTCCAAAACGACTTATTCCAAGAATTTGCGGACTACTTGGGAGTGAAAACAAACCCGGAAAATACGGATTTTTCCTTCTTTGGGAGAGGGTTTTCTACTTTTCGGAAAGCAGTCCTGAAAGAATCTGAAATTATCCGTAGGCGAAAATACGAAAGTTTACCATTTATTTTAAACAGAGAAATTCCAACATGA
- a CDS encoding rhomboid family protein has translation MPPRSPSGYELRFGPELTSIVRILLIANGIVFVLQFLTQMLFKMHFLEGLFALSPAAVMGGSVWQLITYSFLHVDFFHLLFNMLALWMFGSELESTWGGKPFLKFYLFASFLGGVVTVVASISGFPQGIVMGASGGIFGLLVAYAILWPNREILFMMIFPLRAKFFVMILMLMIVFAQGGRAAHMAHLGGAIAGFILMKLYTGWKDNSSKGSSWSLSRYLQKRRFQRYQEEMYNRENAKKRVDDLLEKISREGMNSLSRSEKKFLNDASQKYFNE, from the coding sequence ATGCCCCCTCGTTCTCCCTCAGGTTATGAGCTTCGGTTTGGACCCGAACTGACTTCTATCGTTCGTATCCTACTTATCGCAAACGGAATCGTATTCGTTTTACAGTTTTTGACTCAAATGTTGTTCAAAATGCACTTTTTAGAGGGATTGTTCGCGCTTTCCCCGGCCGCAGTGATGGGAGGCTCCGTTTGGCAACTCATCACCTACTCGTTTTTGCACGTAGATTTTTTTCATTTGCTATTCAATATGCTCGCCTTATGGATGTTTGGTTCGGAACTTGAATCCACTTGGGGGGGGAAACCGTTTTTAAAATTTTACCTTTTTGCCTCTTTTTTGGGGGGAGTTGTGACTGTGGTTGCCTCCATTTCAGGGTTTCCCCAAGGAATCGTAATGGGAGCAAGCGGAGGAATCTTCGGATTACTGGTGGCTTATGCAATCCTCTGGCCCAACCGTGAAATTTTATTTATGATGATCTTTCCGTTGCGCGCCAAGTTTTTTGTGATGATCCTGATGCTGATGATCGTATTTGCCCAAGGAGGAAGGGCCGCCCATATGGCACACCTGGGAGGTGCCATCGCAGGTTTTATACTGATGAAACTCTACACCGGCTGGAAGGATAATTCCTCCAAAGGAAGTTCCTGGTCTCTCTCCCGTTATTTGCAAAAAAGAAGATTCCAAAGATACCAGGAAGAAATGTACAACCGGGAAAATGCAAAGAAAAGAGTGGATGATCTTTTGGAAAAAATCTCCCGGGAAGGAATGAATTCACTGTCCAGAAGTGAGAAAAAATTTCTGAACGATGCCTCTCAAAAGTATTTCAACGAGTGA
- a CDS encoding MBL fold metallo-hydrolase codes for MIVQLFGVRGSIAAPLRNQDYRKKILEILELYASKPPQTRNSVEDFWKKLPYHLKFVTGSDTTCVTVTDAKGEIYILDMGTGVRNVGDDLLQAYFSKKSRKDVNIFITHTHWDHIQGLPFFKPIYFPDFNLKFHSPYADLETRLEDQQRPEFFPVRFSDTGSRKEFHHFLPGDEMKFPSGIKVETHPLKHPGGSFAYKFTDALGKVFIFATDAEFTGEDMSIIHDYAPFFKDADLLVLDTQYTLDESFSKFDWGHTSYTMSVNCATAWNVKNLVLTHHEPSYSDEKIYEIYEASRLHKKFLGEKKLKIHLAREGLRFHL; via the coding sequence GTGATCGTTCAACTCTTCGGGGTTCGTGGCTCCATTGCGGCCCCCCTTCGCAACCAGGATTATCGCAAAAAAATCCTAGAAATCTTAGAATTGTACGCGAGTAAACCGCCCCAAACCCGCAACTCAGTGGAGGACTTTTGGAAAAAGCTACCTTACCACTTGAAGTTTGTTACAGGGAGCGATACTACTTGCGTTACAGTTACCGATGCAAAAGGGGAAATCTATATCTTGGATATGGGTACAGGAGTTCGTAACGTAGGTGACGATCTGCTACAGGCCTATTTTAGTAAAAAATCCCGAAAAGATGTAAATATATTCATAACTCATACCCATTGGGATCATATCCAGGGGCTTCCTTTTTTCAAACCGATCTATTTTCCCGACTTTAATCTGAAATTTCACTCCCCCTATGCGGACTTGGAAACCAGATTGGAAGACCAACAGCGTCCCGAATTCTTTCCTGTCCGTTTTTCCGACACCGGTTCCCGAAAAGAGTTCCATCATTTTTTACCCGGTGACGAAATGAAATTCCCAAGCGGGATCAAAGTGGAAACTCACCCGCTCAAACACCCCGGCGGATCTTTTGCATATAAATTTACGGACGCACTCGGCAAAGTCTTCATATTTGCAACTGATGCCGAATTTACGGGAGAGGACATGTCCATCATTCATGACTATGCCCCTTTTTTCAAAGACGCCGACTTACTCGTATTAGATACTCAATACACTTTGGACGAATCCTTCTCCAAATTCGATTGGGGTCATACTTCTTATACCATGTCTGTGAATTGTGCTACGGCATGGAATGTGAAAAATTTAGTACTGACTCATCATGAGCCTTCCTACTCGGATGAAAAAATTTATGAAATTTATGAAGCCTCCAGGTTGCATAAGAAATTTTTAGGAGAAAAGAAACTCAAGATCCACTTGGCAAGAGAGGGACTCCGTTTCCACCTCTAG
- a CDS encoding penicillin-binding protein 1A, which translates to MNREKTLKYTLTAFFVSALFGGLFFGYVLSEVNQGKELQKLASYQPTTPTKLYDTNGVLFAELYRHKQELLKFQDIPPHVIQAFLSVEDDNFFNHFGIDFSAIVRAAIKNLLAGRIVQGGSTLTQQLAKTILQERKKTFARKFLEALLTLQIEQEYTKEEILEIYFNLIYLGHGTTGLSSAANVYFQKDVRDLDIAEAALLARLPKAPVHYSPFKNPMDAKNSHLVVLGLMAKNGFVPKDQVEKIHNEFWERYWPIVITQSPSRSTWGTKLNRAPHFTEWTRQILEKELGDEAVYTGGLRVYTTLDVRKQEIAEEELRKALIEQDRYAFGANFRYAGRADRGLVSLYNLMGSIFPVGVPYITNLDDRQVFRLHLEKEMGPALELLTDFTPSENESSAVKEFMRSSLVFSSNLHVEGAIITIDHQTGYIQTMVGGSRFTPKNQFNRAMQARRQTGSAFKPFVYAAAIQNRAVGSGTGIMDAPLTTITEEGEGYSPQDISGDFRGMVPLSRALSLSLNIVSVQVLMRTGTDSVIDFSSKVTKASKSRFPTGPALALGVAELTPYEMALGYSILANKGKDVIPFSVRYVLNQSGSVVYNRERQVQEELAEEAKTGAIQIIPEATAYIIKQMLIGVATGGTPTQALRAADKGNYKGISGGKTGSTSSYTNVWYCGFDPKYTSVVWMGFDKSSLSLGKGTTAAGVAAPIWGKMYSRWYNEGPYPSFGSSDKPEEVPADVIKGATCSFNGLTPGPNCPLVSNMFLKPITVAGRTLSVPGSRQCDGERDHFRSMDLNDFLQRELDISDDEIGQPH; encoded by the coding sequence ATGAATCGTGAAAAAACTTTAAAATACACTTTGACTGCATTCTTCGTTTCGGCATTGTTCGGCGGCCTTTTTTTCGGATATGTACTTTCCGAAGTAAACCAAGGTAAGGAACTTCAAAAGCTAGCATCTTACCAGCCTACGACTCCGACAAAATTATACGATACGAACGGAGTGTTGTTTGCGGAACTTTACAGACACAAACAGGAATTATTGAAATTTCAGGACATTCCTCCTCATGTGATTCAGGCATTTTTATCCGTCGAGGACGACAATTTTTTCAACCACTTTGGAATTGATTTTTCGGCCATTGTCCGTGCTGCCATTAAGAACCTACTTGCAGGGCGCATTGTACAAGGTGGTTCCACATTAACTCAACAGCTTGCCAAAACCATTTTGCAGGAACGTAAAAAAACATTTGCACGTAAATTTTTAGAAGCTCTTCTCACTCTTCAGATAGAACAGGAGTACACCAAAGAAGAGATATTGGAAATTTATTTCAATCTTATCTATCTGGGACACGGAACTACGGGGCTTTCTTCCGCCGCAAACGTGTACTTTCAAAAAGACGTAAGAGATCTGGATATTGCGGAAGCGGCATTACTCGCGAGACTTCCCAAAGCACCGGTTCATTATTCCCCGTTCAAAAATCCAATGGATGCAAAAAACTCCCATTTGGTGGTGCTCGGGCTTATGGCGAAAAACGGATTTGTTCCTAAGGATCAAGTGGAGAAAATCCATAATGAGTTTTGGGAAAGGTATTGGCCCATTGTAATCACACAATCTCCTTCCCGTTCCACATGGGGGACCAAACTCAATAGGGCCCCTCATTTTACCGAATGGACCAGACAGATTTTGGAAAAGGAATTGGGAGATGAAGCGGTTTACACCGGAGGCCTTCGGGTTTATACCACTTTGGATGTTCGTAAGCAGGAAATTGCGGAAGAAGAACTTAGAAAAGCACTCATCGAGCAGGACCGTTACGCATTCGGTGCAAACTTCCGTTATGCGGGAAGGGCCGATCGTGGGTTGGTTTCTCTTTATAATCTGATGGGTTCTATTTTTCCCGTGGGTGTTCCTTATATTACCAATTTGGACGATAGGCAGGTATTTCGACTTCATTTGGAAAAAGAAATGGGTCCTGCTCTCGAACTACTTACCGATTTCACTCCATCAGAGAACGAAAGTTCTGCGGTTAAGGAATTTATGCGTTCCTCTCTCGTATTTTCTTCCAATCTTCATGTGGAAGGTGCCATCATAACGATCGACCATCAAACTGGATATATCCAAACGATGGTGGGCGGATCCAGATTCACTCCTAAAAACCAGTTCAATCGGGCGATGCAGGCAAGAAGGCAGACAGGTTCCGCTTTCAAACCGTTTGTGTATGCAGCTGCCATTCAGAACAGAGCGGTTGGCTCCGGAACAGGAATTATGGACGCCCCTCTAACAACGATTACAGAAGAAGGGGAAGGGTATTCTCCTCAGGATATATCCGGAGATTTCAGAGGGATGGTTCCTTTGTCCCGTGCACTTTCTTTGTCTTTGAATATTGTTTCCGTGCAGGTGTTAATGAGAACGGGAACGGATTCTGTCATCGACTTTTCCTCTAAAGTAACCAAAGCTAGTAAATCCAGATTTCCTACCGGACCCGCACTCGCTTTGGGAGTGGCCGAACTCACTCCTTACGAAATGGCCTTGGGATACTCGATACTTGCCAATAAAGGAAAAGATGTTATTCCGTTTAGCGTGCGCTATGTGTTGAATCAGAGCGGTTCAGTGGTTTACAATCGGGAACGACAGGTGCAAGAGGAATTGGCCGAGGAAGCAAAAACCGGTGCCATTCAAATCATTCCGGAAGCGACAGCTTATATTATCAAACAAATGTTAATTGGTGTTGCGACGGGAGGAACACCGACGCAAGCCTTGCGTGCTGCCGACAAAGGAAATTACAAAGGAATTTCCGGTGGAAAAACAGGGTCTACGTCCTCTTATACCAACGTGTGGTACTGCGGTTTCGATCCGAAATACACTTCGGTAGTTTGGATGGGTTTTGATAAGTCCTCTCTTTCTTTGGGAAAGGGTACGACTGCTGCGGGAGTCGCAGCTCCCATTTGGGGAAAAATGTATTCCCGATGGTACAACGAAGGTCCTTATCCTAGTTTCGGTTCTTCTGACAAGCCGGAAGAAGTTCCCGCCGATGTAATCAAAGGGGCAACCTGTTCTTTCAACGGACTTACTCCCGGCCCTAATTGCCCTTTGGTATCCAATATGTTTTTGAAGCCGATTACGGTTGCTGGAAGGACATTGTCTGTTCCCGGCTCAAGGCAGTGCGATGGAGAAAGAGATCATTTCCGGTCTATGGATTTGAATGACTTTTTACAAAGAGAATTGGATATCAGCGACGACGAAATTGGGCAACCGCATTAA
- a CDS encoding MBOAT family O-acyltransferase, whose translation MLFNSIPYLILFALTYIIYWNIPQKGRKTLLLTSSVIFYGYFSFTFLFHFLAVILVNYWFSERIFKAKEEGKSDKLLLTTIVTLNVINLAFFKYFYFVTGSIYSITGWTQAKTFAESWSIFLPLAISFYTFQVIALQVDIHRGILKDRIRFQDYFLFILFFPQLIAGPIMRSDNFIPQIDHPEIDSDRMKKGLFLLMGGLFKKVVIAENIAPIIAPIYMDPGKYDSFSLLFANLGFAMQVYCDFSGYTDMARGSANLLGYEIPENFKGPFLAQSFRDLWSRWHITLSSWLRDYLYIPLGGSQGSVFRSNLNMFITMCLGGLWHGANWAFVAWGAYLGAFLWIERSLYLARGKKKLLPDNLPFVGLIRTICVFFIFSFSGVFFRAAARGDESMNVVYEVFKGILTFRNVGDTLDRVNELPMFVVIGLFFNWLQYSDVAYSKLKPYQNYLLPVLAVVMLLLMGIFGDGGQDFIYFQF comes from the coding sequence ATGTTATTCAATTCTATTCCCTATCTCATTCTATTTGCTTTAACTTATATTATTTACTGGAATATTCCTCAAAAAGGGAGAAAGACTTTATTACTCACTTCTTCCGTTATTTTTTACGGATATTTCAGTTTTACTTTTTTGTTTCACTTTCTTGCGGTGATACTGGTCAACTACTGGTTCAGCGAAAGAATTTTCAAAGCGAAAGAAGAAGGAAAATCGGATAAACTTCTACTTACAACGATCGTTACCTTAAACGTAATCAACCTTGCGTTCTTTAAGTATTTTTATTTCGTAACAGGAAGCATTTATTCGATTACAGGTTGGACCCAAGCAAAAACTTTCGCGGAATCCTGGAGTATATTTTTACCCCTTGCCATCAGCTTCTACACATTTCAAGTGATTGCGTTGCAAGTGGACATCCACAGAGGAATCTTAAAAGATAGAATCCGTTTCCAAGATTACTTTTTGTTTATCTTGTTTTTCCCGCAACTGATCGCAGGTCCCATCATGCGATCCGACAATTTCATTCCTCAAATCGACCATCCTGAGATTGATTCCGACAGAATGAAAAAAGGCCTCTTCCTTCTTATGGGAGGACTTTTCAAAAAAGTAGTCATCGCGGAAAATATAGCTCCTATCATCGCACCGATCTATATGGATCCGGGAAAGTATGATAGTTTTTCCCTATTATTTGCTAACCTTGGTTTTGCGATGCAAGTCTATTGCGATTTTTCCGGTTATACGGATATGGCACGCGGATCTGCCAATCTTCTCGGTTACGAAATTCCCGAAAACTTCAAAGGACCTTTTCTCGCACAAAGTTTCCGAGATCTTTGGAGTCGCTGGCATATTACACTGTCTTCCTGGCTCAGAGATTATCTCTATATTCCTCTCGGTGGAAGCCAAGGAAGCGTATTCCGCTCCAACCTCAATATGTTCATCACTATGTGCCTCGGAGGACTTTGGCATGGAGCCAACTGGGCTTTCGTTGCCTGGGGAGCTTACCTGGGAGCTTTTTTATGGATAGAAAGGTCACTGTATTTGGCCCGGGGTAAAAAGAAATTATTACCGGACAATCTTCCTTTTGTAGGACTCATCCGAACTATCTGCGTGTTTTTTATATTTTCGTTCTCAGGAGTTTTCTTCCGGGCGGCAGCTCGCGGAGACGAATCCATGAATGTTGTTTACGAAGTTTTCAAAGGGATTTTGACATTTAGAAATGTGGGAGATACATTGGATCGGGTTAACGAACTCCCTATGTTTGTTGTGATCGGATTATTTTTCAACTGGCTGCAATATTCGGATGTGGCTTACTCGAAATTAAAACCTTACCAAAACTACCTACTTCCCGTATTAGCGGTTGTTATGTTGCTACTTATGGGAATTTTCGGGGACGGCGGACAAGATTTCATCTATTTCCAATTTTAG
- the sppA gene encoding signal peptide peptidase SppA: MSLRKHFFSVLTIVFSLTFLQACILALPSLTGAKADFEEKQISGSDKDKILIIPVEGVISDESRESSLFGSGTESMVARIKESLKFAEKDPNIQGVILKINSPGGTVTASDIIYQEIQKFKAKKGIPVFSAFMDTAASGAYYIAMSTDSIGAHPTTVTGSIGVIMQGINVKEGLDKIGVKDQSITSGSNKAMGSPLIEQSPEQKKILQSIVDGLYDRFFQIVKRGRPNVSEARLREICDGRIFTAEQAKKEGLVDFIGYFDDIQIQLMKHPRYGGHRDGNPRLIIYQRGRGKVENIYQTMDSSEKQFQFGLVEKLFKQNSNARFFYLWDL; encoded by the coding sequence ATGTCCTTAAGGAAGCATTTTTTTAGTGTCCTCACAATCGTTTTTTCCCTTACATTCCTTCAAGCCTGCATCCTTGCTCTTCCCTCATTGACAGGAGCAAAAGCGGATTTCGAAGAAAAGCAGATCTCAGGTTCCGACAAAGATAAGATTTTAATTATCCCTGTTGAGGGAGTGATCAGTGATGAAAGCAGAGAGTCTTCTCTCTTCGGAAGCGGAACGGAATCTATGGTCGCAAGGATCAAAGAATCATTGAAGTTCGCCGAAAAGGATCCGAATATCCAGGGAGTGATTCTTAAGATCAACTCTCCCGGTGGAACAGTCACGGCAAGTGATATCATCTATCAGGAAATTCAAAAATTCAAAGCCAAAAAGGGAATCCCTGTTTTTTCCGCCTTTATGGATACCGCAGCGAGCGGAGCTTATTACATTGCAATGAGTACGGATTCCATCGGTGCCCATCCAACAACCGTTACAGGTTCGATCGGAGTCATCATGCAAGGGATCAATGTCAAAGAAGGATTGGATAAGATCGGTGTGAAAGACCAATCCATCACTTCCGGAAGCAACAAAGCAATGGGTTCGCCACTAATCGAACAGTCTCCGGAACAGAAAAAAATTCTACAATCCATCGTAGACGGTTTGTATGATCGTTTTTTTCAAATCGTAAAACGAGGAAGACCGAACGTATCGGAAGCTAGATTGAGAGAAATTTGCGACGGTAGGATTTTTACGGCGGAGCAGGCGAAAAAGGAAGGACTTGTGGACTTCATCGGTTACTTCGACGACATCCAAATCCAATTGATGAAACATCCGAGATACGGCGGACATAGAGACGGAAATCCACGATTGATCATTTATCAAAGAGGCCGGGGAAAAGTGGAGAACATTTACCAAACCATGGACTCTTCCGAAAAACAATTTCAATTCGGACTTGTGGAAAAACTATTCAAACAAAATTCAAACGCAAGATTCTTTTATCTCTGGGATCTATAG
- a CDS encoding aldose 1-epimerase, whose translation MYRLKTKKAYFDILPDSGGQWIDLVLSSPVDFSPLSVIAGHKSPDPFFASGSFLMFPWVNRLEPNPWAIAPFYPSTHWLTDGNGVSLHGLFHNLNRKIISESYSDASSEVSFGFELPNEWKNSFLEFIELKETYILTDHELKIRYQVTNRSEEDFSFALGIHPYFRWGNEENIDDLYLFGTGFYEVKLGDFLLPEKIFKDTIRMEEETKLEGKSYDSLFKAKDGDSESSYFGFFSMNRKERVLVGGGSFYQVYIPGDRKSIAIEPMTSTGNFLHFSESNPVVLPKKEQKTVEFFIRMESF comes from the coding sequence TTGTACCGACTAAAAACAAAAAAGGCGTATTTCGACATTTTGCCTGATTCCGGAGGCCAATGGATCGACCTTGTACTTTCTTCCCCTGTAGACTTTTCGCCTCTTTCCGTCATTGCAGGCCATAAATCGCCGGATCCTTTTTTTGCGTCAGGATCCTTTCTGATGTTTCCTTGGGTCAATCGTTTGGAACCGAATCCTTGGGCGATAGCACCTTTTTATCCCAGCACACATTGGTTGACTGACGGTAATGGAGTCTCCTTACACGGGTTATTTCATAATTTAAATCGCAAAATCATCTCGGAGTCCTACTCGGATGCATCCAGTGAAGTCAGTTTCGGCTTTGAACTGCCTAACGAATGGAAGAACAGTTTTCTCGAATTCATTGAGTTGAAGGAAACCTATATTTTAACGGATCATGAATTGAAAATCCGCTATCAGGTAACAAACCGATCCGAGGAAGATTTTTCTTTCGCACTGGGAATTCATCCCTATTTTCGTTGGGGAAATGAAGAAAACATAGATGATTTGTATCTTTTCGGAACGGGGTTTTATGAAGTGAAGTTAGGTGATTTCCTTTTGCCTGAAAAAATTTTCAAAGATACAATCCGTATGGAAGAAGAGACAAAACTGGAAGGGAAGTCCTACGATTCTCTCTTCAAGGCAAAAGACGGAGACTCTGAATCTTCCTATTTCGGTTTTTTTTCCATGAACCGCAAAGAGAGAGTTTTGGTAGGAGGAGGGAGTTTTTACCAAGTGTACATTCCCGGAGATAGAAAGTCGATCGCGATCGAGCCAATGACCTCTACCGGAAATTTTTTACATTTTTCCGAGTCAAATCCTGTGGTTTTACCTAAAAAAGAACAAAAAACCGTAGAATTTTTTATTAGAATGGAGAGTTTTTAG
- a CDS encoding LOG family protein yields the protein MTTLAFENKDFLWGDDAGSLRILSEYLHPKAEFIRNGVTDTVVVFGSARIPSPEGKKNANGALHKGLLPFVKYYEQAVEFSRLLSDWGNHFDREFPGRKLFISTGGGPGIMEAGNRGASEAGAESIALNIALPFEQHANPYASPKLSFEYHYFFMRKLWFMKHCRGIVAFPGGFGTFDELFEVLTLVQTQKKEKIPILLYGKEFWDKVVNFPVLAEYGLINEEDLNLLSYANTPEEAFLFFQEKIRLELTQKLGTKS from the coding sequence ATGACAACATTAGCCTTTGAAAACAAAGATTTTTTATGGGGAGACGACGCCGGATCCCTTCGTATTTTATCGGAATACCTGCACCCAAAGGCAGAGTTCATTCGGAATGGAGTAACAGACACCGTAGTTGTCTTCGGTTCCGCCCGCATTCCCAGTCCGGAAGGCAAAAAAAATGCAAATGGTGCCTTACACAAAGGACTTCTTCCGTTCGTGAAATACTATGAGCAGGCTGTGGAATTTTCCAGACTTCTCTCGGATTGGGGCAATCATTTCGATCGTGAATTTCCCGGTAGAAAATTATTTATCTCTACCGGAGGAGGGCCCGGAATCATGGAAGCCGGAAACCGGGGAGCCTCCGAGGCAGGAGCTGAATCCATCGCTTTGAATATTGCACTTCCTTTTGAGCAGCATGCAAATCCTTATGCCAGCCCCAAACTTTCCTTTGAATACCACTACTTCTTTATGAGAAAGCTTTGGTTTATGAAACACTGCCGGGGGATTGTTGCTTTTCCGGGTGGTTTCGGAACCTTTGATGAGTTGTTTGAAGTTTTAACCCTGGTACAAACCCAGAAAAAAGAAAAGATCCCCATCTTGTTATACGGAAAAGAATTTTGGGATAAAGTGGTGAATTTCCCGGTTCTTGCGGAATATGGACTGATCAATGAAGAAGATCTGAACCTTCTTTCCTACGCCAATACTCCCGAAGAAGCGTTTCTCTTCTTCCAAGAAAAGATTCGTTTGGAATTGACCC